A genomic segment from Lagenorhynchus albirostris chromosome X, mLagAlb1.1, whole genome shotgun sequence encodes:
- the RPGR gene encoding X-linked retinitis pigmentosa GTPase regulator isoform X11, with amino-acid sequence MEYKEGGKVYAAGGNTEGQLGLGDTEERNTFHLISFFTSQHKIKQLSAGSNTSAALTEDGELFMWGDNSEGQIGLQNITSICVPHQVTIGKPISWISCGYYHSAFVTTEGELYTFGEPEYGKLGLPEKLLINHKVPQLVPGIPQKVIQVACGGGHTVALTEKAVYTFGLGQFGQLGLGTFIFETSEPKAVENIKDQKISYVCCGENHTALITDLGLMYTFGDSRHGKLGLGLESFANQFVPTLCSNFLKFIVQLVACGGCHMLVFATPRLDGAEDVELDEINDCCLPSATSLPISDLTSGNVLQRSLSARVRRREREKSPDCIQTTGTLPPIAGTLIPPVCFPPRSVPFCMSTTNLLEKRMPDKEGPMLPMEPDYFQRKITKGKETDNFSAEDSESLGETTDVLNMTHMMSLNSNEKSLKLSPVQKQKKQETIEKLKQHTAHAENGGSNEYESEEMSKKMKEGKAYKQLLAKGMYMMQAAVTMEAFSDEDVGNNSGQQRPQANTSAESLQKGIFRHENKHGVYPLKSKEIEKESDEGQSQKDSEVEKIVSEKETGVVKMTGLNDIRKSEENRKNIDTFLDDLPNRDMNIEDEENKNFVKESKSNKRDMIFDSERESMEEPDSNLEGDSESQQGTADGFKQPESIEFSSGEKKDEAETDQNLRYSRKFIEQGHEEEIEHRMSKYMGKYGFKGDHVSDTPEEQEGEDDSEGSGIEEQEIEINEEVPGEKEEEEAKFLSDDLTDRAEVSEGEGKPGGEAEHVPEGGGEGIGKEGNSGVEQRSGTGSEEGEEEKDKGGGEMESLGKGEEDLKEEEEREQKEREQGHQEERNKGLEEGEGSEQAGGEGEEEEGKEEEGGEDREGEEKREGKEEEEKGEGEEVEEGEGQEGEEEGQEEEGGEEEGDEQEGEGGAEEGGEEGEEEEGDGDGEGEREGEEEGGEGEGEEEEGEGEREEGEEEEGEGEGQEADREGEEEGEEGGEEEEGEGEEEGGEEEGEGQGEGEEEEGEEEGQEAEREGEEEGEEGGEEEEGEGEEEGGEGEEEEGEEEGEGQEAEGEGEKEGEEGGEEEEGEGEEGEGEEEGEGEGKEREKKEGAARERKEEENSRKEGEKEEEEDDEEEEGKYQERGNEESGRQGRQGGGRESSKGSKMRGSVKYDKDKTYPKKFITNREGKGKEHEVQRFKMPVQSKQLLENGPSGSKTFWNNVLPHYLELK; translated from the exons AAGGAGGCAAAGTATACGCCGCTGGAGGAAATACTGAAGGACAGCTGGGACTTGGTGATACTGAAGAGAGAAACACTTTTCATCTAATTAGTTTTTTTACATCCCAGCATAAGATTAAACAACTCTCTGCTGGGTCTAACACTTCAGCTGCGCTGACTG aGGATGGAGAGCTTTTCATGTGGGGTGACAATTCTGAGGGGCAAATTGGTTTACAAAATATAACTAGTATATGTGTCCCTCATCAAGTGACCATTGGAAAACCTATCTCCTGGATCTCTTGTGGATATTACCATTCAGCTTTTGTAACAA CGGAGGGAGAACTGTACACCTTTGGAGAACCTGAGTATGGGAAGTTAGGTCTTCCCGAAAAGCTGCTGATCAATCACAAAGTGCCCCAGCTGGTGCCTGGAATTCCTCAGAAGGTGATCCAAGTAGCTTGTGGTGGAGGGCACACAGTTGCGCTCACAG AGAAGGCCGTGTACACCTTTGGGCTGGGACAGTTTGGTCAACTGGGTCTTggcacttttatttttgaaacttcAGAACCTAAAGCCGTTGAGAATATTAAGGATCAGAAAATAAGTTATGTTTGCTGTGGAGAAAACCACACAGCTTTGATAACAG atttagGCCTTATGTATACTTTTGGAGACAGTCGACATGGAAAATTAGGACTTGGACTGGAGAGTTTTGCCAATCAGTTCGTTCCTACTTTGTGTTCTAATTTTTTGAAGTTTATAGTACAGTTG GTTGCTTGCGGTGGATGTCACATGCTAGTTTTTGCCACTCCACGACTTGATGGGGCAGAAGACGTTGAGTTAGatgaaataaatgattgttgCTTACCTTCAGCTACATCTCTGCCCATCAGTGATCTGACTTCAGGAAACGTACTGCAGAGATCTTTATCAGCACGTGTGCGGCGAAGAGAGAGG GAGAAATCCCCAGACTGTATTCAAACGACAGGAACACTACCTCCAATTGCAGGGACTCTCATACCACCTGTTTGTTTTCCACCTCGTTCAGTTCCTTTCTGTATGTCTACAACTAATCTGCTAGAGAAGAGGATGCCTGATAAAGAGGGCCCTATGCTGCCAATGGAACCAG ATTATTTTCAACGTAAAATAACCaaagggaaagagacagacaatTTTTCAGCAGAGGATTCAGAAAGCCTTGGAGAAACTACTGATGTCTTAAATATG acaCATATGATGAGCCTGAATTCCaatgaaaaatcattaaaattatcaCCAGTTCAAAAACAAAAG aaacaagaaacaattGAGAAACTGAAGCAGCATACAGCTCATGCTGAAAATGGCGGTAGTAATGAATATGAAAGTGAAGAGATGTCCAAAAAGATGAAAGAAGGGAAAGCATATAAACAACTTTTGGCAAAAGGAATGTACATGATGCAAGCAGCTGTGACTATGGAagcattttcagatgaggacgTAGGTAACAACTCAGGCCAGCAAAGGCCTCAGGCCAACACCAGTGCAGAGAGTTTGCAAAAAGGGATATTTAGACATGAAAATAAGCATGGTGTCTATCCACTTAAGAgtaaggaaatagaaaaggaaagtgatgaaggacaaaGTCAGAAGGATTCAGAAGTGGAAAAAATAGTCTCTGAGAAGGAAACTGGTGTGGTGAAAATGACAGGTCTGAATGATATAAGAAAAAgtgaagagaatagaaaaaatattgatacattcCTTGACGACTTACCAAATAGAGACATGAATATTgaggatgaagaaaataaaaactttgttAAGGAAAGTAAAAGTAACAAACGAGATATGATCTTTGACAGTGAAAGAGAATCTATGGAGGAGCCAGACAGTAACTTGGAAGGTGATAGTGAAAGTCAGCAGGGTACAGCTGATGGATTCAAGCAGCCTGAGTCAATAGAATTTAGCAGTGGAGAGAAAAAGGATGAAGCGGAAACTGACCAAAACTTGCGGTATAGCAGAAAATTTATTGAACAAGGACATGAGGAAGAGATCGAACACAGAATGTCCAAATACATGGGAAAATATGGTTTTAAGGGTGACCACGTATCAGACACCCCAGaggagcaggaaggagaagaTGATTCAGAAGGAAGTGGAATAGAGGAGCAAGAGATAGAGATAAATGAGGAGGTGcctggagaaaaagaggaagaggaagcaaaGTTCCTGTCAGATGACCTTACAGACAGAGCAGAGGTGAGTGAAGGCGAGGGAAAGCCAGGGGGAGAGGCAGAGCACGTGCCTGAAGGTGGAGGTGAGGGAATCGGGAAGGAGGGTAATTCAGGAGTGGAACAGAGGAGTGGAACAGGAagtgaggagggggaggaggagaaagacaaggGAGGAGGAGAAATGGAGAGCCTGGGTAAGGGAGAGGAAGAcctgaaagaggaggaggaacggGAGCAAAAGGAGAGGGAGCAGGGCCATcaggaggaaagaaacaaagggctggaggaaggggaagggagcgAGCAAGCagggggggaaggagaggaggaggaaggcaaggaggaagaggggggagaagacagagaaggagaggagaagagagaagggaaagaggaagaagagaaaggagagggggaggaagtagaagaaggggaggggcaggaaggagaagaggaagggcaggaagaagaggggggagaggaggagggagatgagcaggagggagaagggggagcagaggagggaggagaagaaggagaggaggaggaaggagatggggacggagagggggaaagagagggggaggaggaaggaggagagggagaaggagaggaggaggagggagagggagaaagagaagaaggggaggaggaggaaggggagggggaggggcaggaagcagacagggagggagaagaggagggggaagaaggaggagaagaggaagaaggagagggggaggaggaaggaggagaggaggagggagaggggcaaggagaaggagaggaggaggaaggagaggaggaggggcaggaagcagagagggagggagaagaggaaggggaagaaggaggagaagaggaagaaggagagggggaggaggaaggaggagagggggaggaggaggaaggagaggaggagggggaggggcaggaagcagagggggagggagaaaaggagggggaagaaggaggagaagaggaagaaggagagggggaggagggggaaggagaggaagagggagagggggaaggcaaggaaagggaaaagaaggaggGGGCAgcgagggagaggaaagaggaagaaaacagcaggaaagaaggggagaaggaagaagaggaggatgatgaggaagaggagggaaagtaCCAGGAGAGAGGCAATGAAGAAAGTGGAAGGCAGGGAAGACAGGGTGGAGGAAGAGAATCCAGCAAAGGGAGCAAGATGAGAGGATCTGTGAAATATGACAAAGATAAAACATATCCAAAAAAGTTTATTACTaacagggaaggaaaggggaaagagcaTGAAGTACAGAGGTTCAAAATGCCAGTGCAGTCAAAACAACTCTTAGAAAATGGGCCATCAGGTTCCAAAACATTTTGGAATAATGTATTACCACATTATTTGGAATTGAAGTAA
- the RPGR gene encoding X-linked retinitis pigmentosa GTPase regulator isoform X10 — protein MKFAACGRNHTLVSTEGGKVYAAGGNTEGQLGLGDTEERNTFHLISFFTSQHKIKQLSAGSNTSAALTEDGELFMWGDNSEGQIGLQNITSICVPHQVTIGKPISWISCGYYHSAFVTTEGELYTFGEPEYGKLGLPEKLLINHKVPQLVPGIPQKVIQVACGGGHTVALTEKAVYTFGLGQFGQLGLGTFIFETSEPKAVENIKDQKISYVCCGENHTALITDLGLMYTFGDSRHGKLGLGLESFANQFVPTLCSNFLKFIVQLVACGGCHMLVFATPRLDGAEDVELDEINDCCLPSATSLPISDLTSGNVLQRSLSARVRRREREKSPDCIQTTGTLPPIAGTLIPPVCFPPRSVPFCMSTTNLLEKRMPDKEGPMLPMEPDYFQRKITKGKETDNFSAEDSESLGETTDVLNMTHMMSLNSNEKSLKLSPVQKQKKQETIEKLKQHTAHAENGGSNEYESEEMSKKMKEGKAYKQLLAKGMYMMQAAVTMEAFSDEDVGNNSGQQRPQANTSAESLQKGIFRHENKHGVYPLKSKEIEKESDEGQSQKDSEVEKIVSEKETGVVKMTGLNDIRKSEENRKNIDTFLDDLPNRDMNIEDEENKNFVKESKSNKRDMIFDSERESMEEPDSNLEGDSESQQGTADGFKQPESIEFSSGEKKDEAETDQNLRYSRKFIEQGHEEEIEHRMSKYMGKYGFKGDHVSDTPEEQEGEDDSEGSGIEEQEIEINEEVPGEKEEEEAKFLSDDLTDRAEVSEGEGKPGGEAEHVPEGGGEGIGKEGNSGVEQRSGTGSEEGEEEKDKGGGEMESLGKGEEDLKEEEEREQKEREQGHQEERNKGLEEGEGSEQAGGEGEEEEGKEEEGGEDREGEEKREGKEEEEKGEGEEVEEGEGQEGEEEGQEEEGGEEEGDEQEGEGGAEEGGEEGEEEEGDGDGEGEREGEEEGGEGEGEEEEGEGEREEGEEEEGEGEGQEADREGEEEGEEGGEEEEGEGEEEGGEEEGEGQGEGEEEEGEEEGQEAEREGEEEGEEGGEEEEGEGEEEGGEGEEEEGEEEGEGQEAEGEGEKEGEEGGEEEEGEGEEGEGEEEGEGEGKEREKKEGAARERKEEENSRKEGEKEEEEDDEEEEGKYQERGNEESGRQGRQGGGRESSKGSKMRGSVKYDKDKTYPKKFITNREGKGKEHEVQRFKMPVQSKQLLENGPSGSKTFWNNVLPHYLELK, from the exons atgaaatttgctgCCTGTGGAAGGAACCACACCCTAGTTTCAACAG AAGGAGGCAAAGTATACGCCGCTGGAGGAAATACTGAAGGACAGCTGGGACTTGGTGATACTGAAGAGAGAAACACTTTTCATCTAATTAGTTTTTTTACATCCCAGCATAAGATTAAACAACTCTCTGCTGGGTCTAACACTTCAGCTGCGCTGACTG aGGATGGAGAGCTTTTCATGTGGGGTGACAATTCTGAGGGGCAAATTGGTTTACAAAATATAACTAGTATATGTGTCCCTCATCAAGTGACCATTGGAAAACCTATCTCCTGGATCTCTTGTGGATATTACCATTCAGCTTTTGTAACAA CGGAGGGAGAACTGTACACCTTTGGAGAACCTGAGTATGGGAAGTTAGGTCTTCCCGAAAAGCTGCTGATCAATCACAAAGTGCCCCAGCTGGTGCCTGGAATTCCTCAGAAGGTGATCCAAGTAGCTTGTGGTGGAGGGCACACAGTTGCGCTCACAG AGAAGGCCGTGTACACCTTTGGGCTGGGACAGTTTGGTCAACTGGGTCTTggcacttttatttttgaaacttcAGAACCTAAAGCCGTTGAGAATATTAAGGATCAGAAAATAAGTTATGTTTGCTGTGGAGAAAACCACACAGCTTTGATAACAG atttagGCCTTATGTATACTTTTGGAGACAGTCGACATGGAAAATTAGGACTTGGACTGGAGAGTTTTGCCAATCAGTTCGTTCCTACTTTGTGTTCTAATTTTTTGAAGTTTATAGTACAGTTG GTTGCTTGCGGTGGATGTCACATGCTAGTTTTTGCCACTCCACGACTTGATGGGGCAGAAGACGTTGAGTTAGatgaaataaatgattgttgCTTACCTTCAGCTACATCTCTGCCCATCAGTGATCTGACTTCAGGAAACGTACTGCAGAGATCTTTATCAGCACGTGTGCGGCGAAGAGAGAGG GAGAAATCCCCAGACTGTATTCAAACGACAGGAACACTACCTCCAATTGCAGGGACTCTCATACCACCTGTTTGTTTTCCACCTCGTTCAGTTCCTTTCTGTATGTCTACAACTAATCTGCTAGAGAAGAGGATGCCTGATAAAGAGGGCCCTATGCTGCCAATGGAACCAG ATTATTTTCAACGTAAAATAACCaaagggaaagagacagacaatTTTTCAGCAGAGGATTCAGAAAGCCTTGGAGAAACTACTGATGTCTTAAATATG acaCATATGATGAGCCTGAATTCCaatgaaaaatcattaaaattatcaCCAGTTCAAAAACAAAAG aaacaagaaacaattGAGAAACTGAAGCAGCATACAGCTCATGCTGAAAATGGCGGTAGTAATGAATATGAAAGTGAAGAGATGTCCAAAAAGATGAAAGAAGGGAAAGCATATAAACAACTTTTGGCAAAAGGAATGTACATGATGCAAGCAGCTGTGACTATGGAagcattttcagatgaggacgTAGGTAACAACTCAGGCCAGCAAAGGCCTCAGGCCAACACCAGTGCAGAGAGTTTGCAAAAAGGGATATTTAGACATGAAAATAAGCATGGTGTCTATCCACTTAAGAgtaaggaaatagaaaaggaaagtgatgaaggacaaaGTCAGAAGGATTCAGAAGTGGAAAAAATAGTCTCTGAGAAGGAAACTGGTGTGGTGAAAATGACAGGTCTGAATGATATAAGAAAAAgtgaagagaatagaaaaaatattgatacattcCTTGACGACTTACCAAATAGAGACATGAATATTgaggatgaagaaaataaaaactttgttAAGGAAAGTAAAAGTAACAAACGAGATATGATCTTTGACAGTGAAAGAGAATCTATGGAGGAGCCAGACAGTAACTTGGAAGGTGATAGTGAAAGTCAGCAGGGTACAGCTGATGGATTCAAGCAGCCTGAGTCAATAGAATTTAGCAGTGGAGAGAAAAAGGATGAAGCGGAAACTGACCAAAACTTGCGGTATAGCAGAAAATTTATTGAACAAGGACATGAGGAAGAGATCGAACACAGAATGTCCAAATACATGGGAAAATATGGTTTTAAGGGTGACCACGTATCAGACACCCCAGaggagcaggaaggagaagaTGATTCAGAAGGAAGTGGAATAGAGGAGCAAGAGATAGAGATAAATGAGGAGGTGcctggagaaaaagaggaagaggaagcaaaGTTCCTGTCAGATGACCTTACAGACAGAGCAGAGGTGAGTGAAGGCGAGGGAAAGCCAGGGGGAGAGGCAGAGCACGTGCCTGAAGGTGGAGGTGAGGGAATCGGGAAGGAGGGTAATTCAGGAGTGGAACAGAGGAGTGGAACAGGAagtgaggagggggaggaggagaaagacaaggGAGGAGGAGAAATGGAGAGCCTGGGTAAGGGAGAGGAAGAcctgaaagaggaggaggaacggGAGCAAAAGGAGAGGGAGCAGGGCCATcaggaggaaagaaacaaagggctggaggaaggggaagggagcgAGCAAGCagggggggaaggagaggaggaggaaggcaaggaggaagaggggggagaagacagagaaggagaggagaagagagaagggaaagaggaagaagagaaaggagagggggaggaagtagaagaaggggaggggcaggaaggagaagaggaagggcaggaagaagaggggggagaggaggagggagatgagcaggagggagaagggggagcagaggagggaggagaagaaggagaggaggaggaaggagatggggacggagagggggaaagagagggggaggaggaaggaggagagggagaaggagaggaggaggagggagagggagaaagagaagaaggggaggaggaggaaggggagggggaggggcaggaagcagacagggagggagaagaggagggggaagaaggaggagaagaggaagaaggagagggggaggaggaaggaggagaggaggagggagaggggcaaggagaaggagaggaggaggaaggagaggaggaggggcaggaagcagagagggagggagaagaggaaggggaagaaggaggagaagaggaagaaggagagggggaggaggaaggaggagagggggaggaggaggaaggagaggaggagggggaggggcaggaagcagagggggagggagaaaaggagggggaagaaggaggagaagaggaagaaggagagggggaggagggggaaggagaggaagagggagagggggaaggcaaggaaagggaaaagaaggaggGGGCAgcgagggagaggaaagaggaagaaaacagcaggaaagaaggggagaaggaagaagaggaggatgatgaggaagaggagggaaagtaCCAGGAGAGAGGCAATGAAGAAAGTGGAAGGCAGGGAAGACAGGGTGGAGGAAGAGAATCCAGCAAAGGGAGCAAGATGAGAGGATCTGTGAAATATGACAAAGATAAAACATATCCAAAAAAGTTTATTACTaacagggaaggaaaggggaaagagcaTGAAGTACAGAGGTTCAAAATGCCAGTGCAGTCAAAACAACTCTTAGAAAATGGGCCATCAGGTTCCAAAACATTTTGGAATAATGTATTACCACATTATTTGGAATTGAAGTAA